From the genome of Lutzomyia longipalpis isolate SR_M1_2022 chromosome 2, ASM2433408v1, one region includes:
- the LOC129790016 gene encoding uncharacterized protein LOC129790016 yields MDFIDLTNSSEENAAAPKSMPAPLLPPVENFEGRMSIGGDPFEKMLTEAKLHSDPFECLRHTTSAISLTTNLSDLEIFLQESANSVSPGSINHTFMFCDISPITNTSEIEPASVLNNAFVHMSSKLPGMSSKPTIRKRTESAPVATEKGSDERKSRSVTVEKIKMKSPEPSLWHSIASEVQEDLMSLAPPPLFEENDEDSLENLKIPILEQINAAEEQPQNTEVSSSPEKLPTCNSVLETSAVVEDLRRRMKDVLNMRITSNDLDITGKSEEKSMNDRGGILRQDTFSIDKGQKKLAEDTAMPEKKTSAPADESFMEKLMVMCGEHNVSIVQDASQMEKKNQSMIVVYVNKEDSSKTEGGQLKRRNSFSSDIPRATLSVKDDSGSRRRRSVTTVATPGAREWKYPVGRVLPSPNFRGQPLKIRGGDVKPRTTVGPLKALRPTPKINVDENVTPPERGAKKRRSLVTTSTPKVGFRKPVDSSTPQLKLPPDQLAPAKLLHRRQSTGPKKCLTESNNLHPRYTPSK; encoded by the exons ATGGACTTTATTGATTTAACAAATTCGAGTGAGGAGAATGCTGCAGCTCCCAAGAGCATGCCAGCACCACTTTTGCCCCCTGTGGAAAATTTCGAAG GTCGCATGAGTATCGGCGGAGACCCATTCGAGAAGATGCTAACAGAAGCAAAATTGCACAGTGATCCATTTGAGTGTCTGCGGCATACAACATCCGCAATATCCCTGACAACGAACTTGAGTGATTTGGAGATCTTCCTGCAGGAATCCGCAAACTCTGTGAGTCCCGGTAGCATCAATCACACCTTCATGTTTTGTGACATTTCCCCAATTACGAATACATCCGAGATTGAACCAGCTTCTGTGCTCAACAATGCCTTTGTGCATATGTCCTCAAAGCTACCGGGGATGTCATCGAAACCAACCATCAGGAAACGTACGGAATCTGCACCCGTGGCCACGGAAAAGGGGAGCGATGAGAGAAAAAGTCGGTCTGTGACTgtggaaaaaatcaagatgAAAAGCCCGGAACCATCTCTGTGGCACTCAATTGCTTCTGAGGTGCAGGAGGATCTCATGTCTCTCGCCCCACCACCACTGTTTGAAGAGAATGACGAAGATAGTCtggaaaatctaaaaataccTATTCTGGAGCAAATAAATGCCGCAGAGGAACAACCACAAAACACCGAGGTGTCCTCGTCCCCAGAAAAACTCCCAACTTGCAACAGTGTCCTGGAGACCTCAGCTGTAGTCGAAGATCTCAGACGGCGCATGAAGGATGTCCTTAATATGAGAATCACATCGAATGATCTCGACATTACGGGAAAATCCGAGGAAAAATCTATGAATGACCGAGGAGGAATTCTACGTCAAGATACATTTAGCATCGATAAAGGGCAGAAGAAATTAGCAGAAGACACTGCGATGCcggaaaagaaaacttctgccCCGGCTGATGAGTCTTTCATGGAGAAACTAATGGTAATGTGCGGTGAGCACAATGTCAGCATTGTCCAGGATGCCTCGCAGATGGAGAAGAAGAATCAATCAATGATTGTTGTGTATGTCAACAAGGAGGACTCCTCCAAGACTGAGGGTGGTCAATTGAAGCGTCGCAACTCCTTCTCCAGCGATATTCCACGTGCTACGCTCTCAGTTAAGGATGATTCTGGAAGCAGGAGGCGTCGATCCGTAACCACGGTAGCTACTCCAGGAGCTCGCGAGTGGAAGTACCCCGTGGGCCGTGTTCTCCCATCGCCTAACTTCCGTGGACAACCATTAAAGATTCGTGGGGGTGATGTAAAACCCCGAACAACAGTTGGACCCTTAAAGGCTCTTAGGCCAACACCGAAGATCAATGTGGATGAAAATGTGACACCACCGGAGCGTGGGGCAAAGAAGAGGCGCTCTCTCGTCACCACGAGCACCCCAAAGGTGGGCTTTCGCAAGCCTGTGGATTCATCGACGCCCCAATTGAAGCTGCCTCCTGATCAGTTGGCTCCTGCTAAACTACTCCACCGGAGGCAGTCGACCGGGCCGAAAAAATGTCTGACTGAAAGCAACAATCTCCATCCTCGCTACACACCGTCCAAGTGA
- the LOC129790015 gene encoding endoplasmic reticulum membrane-associated RNA degradation protein-like: protein MTFPRHFQPFHTLNGFVRKNKYFKRFLVLKIMFVFDEKSNQNSLISKEIQQLFYDSSSNAPYSENVEFINENLTFNWQKIAKLCDPTDLSYENCKRIIPLYREVWREAEQTLIQRISQKSPTLIPPKQYSWTGRSDFIERILHDFVEGSSSRTSTVEATLVLSSVIEFALGNVFFTVSGKMPPHLLRDVLTMKELDEVFGKEKLFFLQILMGTPNGINLRNIVWHGFPAPQEIPPYYLCVLLMLIFSLGNILIEKNLQVVPRKIPYNPIEMANRDIVLEVPWKCYKNEEILNFLRVSDLISMQHIVFWEEILENFHRGNYASGIILILPQFELILRKIYGEVNDVDIMARIGSYYIILDTFMEEFLPGNEKVNQIHEIFCPGTLHLIHDLFMAPKGPRIRDKISHGELSLEEINDRDILDKLITLGLGVLSHIHVIKGIQHPMNNLFTFLRDYRSQFHPNGRLLIDLNNIPLKLKEMKCIKVPEDLDFELSFGQQPVPENSLSAEELKIFFRPPEEIEIVGILSKILTNALCAATNFHEGLQERLLMFNAKLLRSKRRETLIKCLKLAPKIYSWLLDLHQMVEKVFLMLQKYSASSESPNEILQDNKLKRLLRKIQKYSENLTQTTQVSTNDWIKSSTAVDRSVEMFGKVIVLLNR, encoded by the exons ATGACATTTCCTCGACATTTCCAGCCATTCCATACGTTGAATGGTTTCGTACGAAAGAACAAATACTTTAAAAGGTttcttgttttaaaaataatgtttgtttttgatgaaaaatccaatcaaaattccttaatttctaAGGAAATTCAACagttattttatgattcttcCTCAAACGCTCCTTACAGTgaaaatgtagaatttattaatgaaaatttaacgtttaattGGCAAAAAATAGCGAAGTTATGCGATCCAACAG ATTTATCCTACGAAAACTGCAAAAGGATCATTCCTCTGTACAGAGAAGTATGGAGAGAAGCTGAACAAACCCTAATCcaaagaatttcacaaaaatcacCCACACTCATCCCGCCAAAGCAGTATTCTTGGACAGGCCGgagtgattttattgaaagaattctTCATGATTTCGTGGAAGGATCATCCTCACGCACTTCCACAGTCGAAGCAACTCTTGTCCTTTCTTCAGTCATTGAGTTTGCACtgggaaatgtatttttcacgGTGTCCGGAAAAATGCCACCTCATTTACTGCGAGATGTTCTCACAATGAAGGAATTGGATGAGGTGTTTGgtaaggaaaaacttttcttcctgCAAATCCTCATGGGAACACCGAATGGGATAAATTTACGAAATATCGTTTGGCATGGATTTCCAGCACCACAAGAAATACCACCCTACTACCTCTGTGTTCTTCTTATGCTTATTTTCTCACTGGGAAATATtcttattgagaaaaatcttcaagtaGTCCCGAGGAAAATCCCGTACAATCCTATAGAAATGGCCAATCGAGATATTGTTCTCGAAGTACCTTGGAAATGCTACAAAAATGAGGAAATCCTAAATTTCTTGAGAGTATCCGATCTCATTTCTATGCAACACATTGTTTTCTGGGAAGAAATCCTAGAGAACTTTCACAGAGGAAACTACGCTTCTGGAATAATTCTCATCTTGCCGCAATTTGAGCTTATTCTCAGGAAAATCTATGGAGAAGTCAATGATGTGGATATTATGGCTCGAATTGGATCATATTACATCATCCTGGATACATTCATGGAGGAATTCCTTCCAGGAAATGAGAAAGTTAAtcaaattcatgaaattttttgcCCAGGAACTCTACATCTTATTCATGACCTCTTCATGGCGCCCAAAGGACCCAGGATACGCGATAAAATTAGCCATGGAGAATTGTCTTTGGAAGAAATCAATGATAGAGATATCCTGGATAAACTAATTACGCTGGGACTTGGAGTTTTATCCCACATTCACGTGATAAAGGGAATACAGCATCCAATGAATAATCTTTTCACATTCTTGCGAGACTACCGAAGTCAATTTCATCCCAACGGGCGACTTTTGATTGACTTAAACAACATCCCATTGAAGTTAAAGGAGATGAAATGCATCAAAGTTCCGGAAGATTTGGATTTTGAACTCTCCTTTGGGCAACAACCtgttccagaaaacagtcTAAGCGCAGAGgagttgaaaatattctttcgtCCTCCTGAAGAGATTGAAATTGTTGGAATACtctcaaaaattctcacaaatgCCCTCTGTGCTGCTACAAATTTCCACGAAGGACTCCAAGAGCGTCTTTTGATGTTCAACGCCAAACTTTTGCGATCCAAAAGGAGAGAAACTCTCATTAAGTGCCTTAAACTTGCACCTAAAATCTACAGTTGGCTCCTAGATCTTCACCAAATGGTTGAGAAAGTCTTCCTCATGCTGCAGAAATATTCAGCAAGTTCTGAAAGTCCCAATGAGATTCTCCAGGACAATAAGCTAAAGAG ACTCTTACGCAAAATACagaaatattctgaaaatCTCACACAAACCACGCAAGTGTCCACCAATGACTGGATTAAATCATCCACAGCAGTAGACAGGTCCGTGGAAATGTTTGGAAAAGTAATTGTCCTTCTTAATCGGTAA
- the LOC129790017 gene encoding B-cell CLL/lymphoma 7 protein family member B — translation MSRSVRAETRSRAKDDIKRVMQAVDKVRHWEKKWVTIGETTMKIFKWVPISSSEQKKKITKGENKENLKAIEHRGFGEDSNTCFSMVSDSQEFVSSMPFSEDSNSQGSEENPPPTHKRLKAE, via the exons ATGTCTCGTTCTGTGCGCGCCGAGACCAGGAGCCGGGCCAAAGATGACATTAAGCGTGTTATGCAGGCTGTGGATAAAGTTAGGCACTG GGAGAAAAAATGGGTCACAATTGGTGAAACAACAATGAAGATCTTCAAATGGGTACCCATCTCCAGTAGtgagcagaagaagaagattacAAAGGGAGAAAATAAGGAGAATCTCAAGGCAATTGAGCACAGAGGCTTTGGGGAAGATTCAAACACTT GCTTCTCGATGGTCAGTGATTCTCAGGAGTTTGTGTCCAGCATGCCATTCTCTGAGGACTCCAATTCTCAGGGTAGTGAGGAGAATCCTCCGCCGACGCACAAACGCCTAAAGGCTGAATGA